The Paenibacillus sophorae genome has a segment encoding these proteins:
- the hfq gene encoding RNA chaperone Hfq: protein MNKSINIQDTFLNQLRKENIPATVYLTNGFQIRGIIKAFDNFTIVIDSDGRQQMVYKHAISTFTPQRSVSLMQDNASEE, encoded by the coding sequence ATGAACAAGTCCATTAACATCCAAGATACGTTCTTGAACCAACTTCGCAAAGAAAATATCCCTGCTACAGTATATTTGACCAACGGCTTTCAAATCCGGGGAATCATTAAAGCGTTCGATAATTTCACGATCGTGATCGACAGCGACGGACGCCAGCAAATGGTGTACAAGCATGCGATCTCAACATTTACTCCGCAGCGCAGCGTATCCTTGATGCAGGACAACGCTTCCGAAGAATAA
- the miaA gene encoding tRNA (adenosine(37)-N6)-dimethylallyltransferase MiaA → MTKEAKPKVLVLLGPTAVGKTRLSLSIAEAYNAEIISGDSMQVYRGMDIGTAKIKPSEMEGIPHHLIDIHDPQEPYSVAEFQSEGSRLIREISAKGKLPFIVGGTGLYIESLCYGFHFSEAVADEAFRTEMDRFAEEHGALALHGRLAEVDPVSAARLHPNDRRRIIRALEIFRQTDTPLSESPAAKKPESPYDLCLIGLTMDRQILYKRIEERIDEMLAEGLVEEVRSLMDRGCGRNLISMQGLGYKEIAAYLEGEMTLEESVVLLKRDTRRFAKRQLSWFRHMKDIQWIDTSDGGNFSGNFAKIRAIIAGKFLSGLEYTSEQSN, encoded by the coding sequence TTGACCAAAGAAGCTAAACCGAAGGTGCTGGTGCTGCTCGGCCCCACCGCGGTCGGCAAGACACGACTCAGCCTTTCGATCGCCGAGGCATACAATGCGGAAATTATATCCGGCGATTCGATGCAGGTATACCGCGGTATGGATATCGGAACGGCCAAGATCAAGCCATCCGAGATGGAAGGGATCCCACATCATCTGATCGATATCCACGATCCGCAGGAGCCTTACTCGGTCGCTGAATTTCAGAGTGAAGGCAGCAGGCTGATCCGCGAGATCTCCGCCAAAGGCAAGCTGCCGTTCATTGTAGGGGGCACGGGCCTTTATATTGAATCTCTCTGCTACGGCTTCCACTTCTCCGAGGCAGTAGCCGACGAGGCATTCCGCACGGAAATGGACCGGTTTGCGGAGGAGCATGGCGCGCTGGCGCTGCATGGGAGGCTTGCCGAGGTGGACCCGGTAAGCGCAGCCCGGCTGCATCCGAATGACCGGCGGAGAATTATCCGCGCGCTCGAGATTTTCCGGCAGACCGATACACCGCTGTCTGAGTCCCCGGCGGCCAAGAAACCGGAGTCTCCCTATGACCTTTGCCTCATCGGTTTGACAATGGACAGGCAAATACTATATAAACGTATTGAAGAGCGAATCGACGAAATGCTGGCGGAAGGGCTGGTGGAAGAGGTTAGGAGTCTGATGGACCGGGGCTGCGGCAGAAACCTCATTTCCATGCAAGGGCTCGGTTACAAGGAGATCGCTGCCTATCTTGAGGGAGAGATGACACTGGAAGAATCGGTGGTGCTTCTTAAGCGGGATACGCGCCGTTTCGCCAAAAGACAGCTGTCATGGTTTCGCCATATGAAGGATATTCAGTGGATCGACACCTCTGACGGCGGAAACTTTTCCGGGAATTTTGCGAAAATACGTGCTATAATAGCAGGAAAGTTTCTTTCAGGTCTTGAATATACTTCTGAACAATCTAATTGA
- a CDS encoding class I SAM-dependent methyltransferase has protein sequence MIITTGDRPLTEVAARAERLAERLDVPYVPRGNLSMKKIFSRYGGDEVLVVLLEGVRLLRPDRPQLQFHPSMGFVRAKRVLKGEGDPMLDSAGMASGDSVLDCTAGLGSDSLLFAVRGGEGSCVTALESSLPLYALLAEGMASYTSGIEEVDTALRRINVVNSDHQSYLANLPDSSVDIVYFDPMFREPLEDSAAISPLRAYANRASLSLESVLAAVRVARKAVVLKEKRGSGEFSRLGFEEQLRPGAKTSYGVIRIDQRS, from the coding sequence ATGATCATAACTACGGGTGATCGCCCGCTAACCGAGGTTGCCGCGCGTGCCGAGAGGCTGGCGGAACGCCTCGATGTTCCCTACGTACCGCGCGGCAACCTATCCATGAAAAAAATTTTCTCGCGTTATGGAGGCGACGAGGTTCTCGTTGTGCTGCTGGAGGGAGTAAGACTGCTGCGTCCGGATCGTCCGCAGCTTCAATTTCATCCCAGCATGGGATTTGTACGCGCCAAGAGGGTATTGAAGGGTGAAGGAGACCCAATGCTGGATTCGGCGGGAATGGCTTCCGGCGACAGTGTGCTGGACTGCACGGCAGGACTGGGCTCCGACTCTCTATTGTTTGCGGTGCGCGGAGGAGAAGGGTCCTGCGTTACCGCGCTGGAGAGTTCCCTGCCGCTCTACGCCCTACTGGCGGAAGGGATGGCTAGTTACACTTCCGGAATAGAGGAAGTGGACACAGCGCTGCGCCGGATCAACGTTGTTAACAGCGACCATCAGAGCTACCTGGCGAACCTGCCGGACAGCAGCGTGGACATCGTGTATTTCGATCCGATGTTCCGCGAGCCTCTGGAGGATTCGGCGGCGATTTCTCCGCTTCGCGCATACGCCAACAGAGCTTCGCTGTCCCTGGAAAGCGTGCTCGCAGCGGTTCGGGTCGCACGCAAAGCAGTGGTGCTGAAAGAGAAAAGAGGCAGCGGCGAGTTCAGCCGGCTCGGGTTCGAGGAACAGCTTCGCCCGGGGGCCAAAACATCGTACGGGGTGATCCGAATTGACCAAAGAAGCTAA